One window of Anaerohalosphaeraceae bacterium genomic DNA carries:
- a CDS encoding tetratricopeptide repeat protein encodes MQYRFGRINWAFLVVVLFALAAGTLTVGGLWYWNKHLRAHRGLERGLAAFEKKDWDAAAVYLGQYLAAIQPKQDTAILIKYAEAQMNRRPLTKGYIEQALRAYHQILRLGDNPDVSRRLIEFYVRTDPAEAQRLAEAFLERQDHPEIACYAAQAMMQRGQMIPARQRLQQILERHPDCLQAYLLMARLSQQNPDLSDKTPLEWLNAAVEANSNEPSAYLYRAQYHLQNQQADEAQADIEKAKTLPFQTRPQKLQLASVCLTAGRLEETERLLTSLQSEQSDDLTVWLLWAQWAVRSGRTDEMVRVAQEGIAALQPDSYDFLVTAAELFIQARRWDQAESIIRLMTERKEEPETVAYLQGLLAQTKGDWPTALAIWRKLSAASASPDASMRLAQALMEAGDPLAAVQQLRGLLLRFPEHAEAHALLARWSLKEGRLAEAADHIQRALRKQPDNQDYRRIWLTVRLRQMQTSQNPPNQAEQARLIQESQELARRDPSFLAEQISFWTETGRLEEAQTQLENLKKQEGQTLRVRLLESDLLRRQGHHGPARQILEELRRDYPASLEPIQKWVVSAVQTSEFEQAAAFLDAVSPEPFSPEQRKVLAVWRAEVLFLKGQVQEAAAVLADLAKQYPADISLRRRLLEWTRRTAEPEQLRKWIEEIKNAEGEQGRQWRYEQARLLFERGQIRRDYPQIVSLLNAVLRSYPEDIDSRILLASVYEASGNLALAVQEYQNALAKDMDNLELIVSAVSAMYRAQEYRAAEIVLQQAARRGLRDPRLTHLEVQRLLQQGRFGNAAEILQDMIAKNPNDQNLKLSLALMHLYQNQLSEAEEILRSLQEAQPHSLPVIAARVELAMRRKETDQAVQICDEALTVKPSEPRLYALRAMVRTQIGLTEQAQEDIKTMLRLSESSRDSFLLAADLLVNLNRTDAAVETMEEALRLYPEDPAVLRKAVLIYARAPQRRKALEALIEKYLAAEPKDPSVLLLKAQMLLSENTTAAADEGERILHSLLNDYPRIEAGWAALAEWYMRNGQTGRALDSLLKGLEFFPESSTLLLQKARLEAMRGGHLALPTLQDLYKRFPNEERVAALYAELCIRTERFQEAESVLESRREIREKGNPAFRILYLHLLYQTGRKEQAWQLFENEMKENSEPSGVFHRWAALLLRDQQRSAVQELLEKYSGYSPKCLDAAARICLQLGLEEDPKGRETAAECLRSLLERHPNHPQLMLSQAKLYHYWQQYKSAEQLYRVLLMQNSLTEEADRAAAMNNLAWILFSQNKQLQEALQWADKGLMIQPRNADLLDTRGEIFFEMGQLAKAREDFEQSLKNAPPYSPERVKTGYRLVKTLLAMNGKQQAARWAAEVWRWNQSNPVLDKEQMEELQNLLNQ; translated from the coding sequence ATGCAATACAGATTCGGTCGAATCAACTGGGCGTTTTTGGTCGTCGTGCTCTTTGCCCTGGCAGCCGGTACGCTGACCGTGGGCGGATTGTGGTATTGGAACAAACACCTGCGGGCTCATCGGGGTCTGGAGCGGGGTCTGGCGGCCTTTGAGAAAAAAGACTGGGATGCGGCAGCCGTCTATCTCGGGCAGTATCTGGCGGCGATTCAGCCCAAACAGGATACGGCAATCCTGATCAAATACGCAGAGGCCCAGATGAATCGCCGTCCTCTGACGAAGGGATACATCGAGCAGGCCCTGCGGGCTTATCATCAGATTCTTCGTCTGGGGGACAACCCGGATGTATCCCGCCGGCTGATTGAATTTTATGTCCGGACCGACCCCGCAGAGGCCCAGCGGCTGGCCGAGGCCTTTCTGGAGCGGCAGGACCATCCCGAAATTGCTTGTTATGCCGCACAGGCTATGATGCAGCGAGGCCAAATGATTCCCGCTCGGCAAAGACTCCAGCAGATTCTGGAGCGGCATCCAGACTGTCTGCAGGCTTACCTGCTTATGGCCCGTTTGAGCCAGCAAAACCCGGACTTATCCGACAAAACCCCGCTGGAATGGCTGAATGCTGCCGTGGAGGCTAATTCAAACGAGCCGTCGGCTTATCTGTATCGGGCTCAGTATCATCTTCAAAACCAGCAGGCGGATGAAGCTCAGGCCGATATTGAAAAGGCGAAAACTCTTCCATTCCAAACCCGTCCGCAAAAACTGCAGCTGGCTTCTGTATGTCTGACAGCCGGACGGCTGGAGGAAACAGAGCGGCTGTTGACCAGCTTGCAGTCGGAACAGTCCGATGACCTGACGGTCTGGCTTTTGTGGGCACAATGGGCCGTACGGAGCGGCCGCACGGACGAAATGGTTCGGGTGGCCCAGGAGGGCATAGCGGCGCTACAGCCGGATTCCTATGATTTTCTGGTAACTGCGGCGGAACTTTTCATTCAGGCACGCCGCTGGGACCAGGCGGAAAGCATCATCCGGCTGATGACCGAACGAAAGGAAGAACCGGAGACCGTTGCGTATCTGCAGGGGCTTCTGGCACAAACCAAGGGGGATTGGCCGACTGCTTTGGCGATTTGGCGAAAATTGTCGGCGGCTTCCGCCTCGCCGGATGCCTCGATGCGTCTGGCACAGGCCCTCATGGAAGCGGGAGACCCCTTGGCGGCTGTCCAGCAGCTTCGCGGGCTTCTTCTGCGTTTTCCCGAACATGCGGAAGCCCATGCTCTGCTGGCGCGGTGGTCTCTGAAGGAAGGACGATTGGCCGAAGCGGCTGACCATATCCAGAGGGCTTTGCGCAAACAGCCGGACAATCAGGACTATCGCAGAATTTGGCTGACCGTTCGGCTTCGGCAGATGCAGACATCACAGAACCCGCCGAATCAGGCTGAGCAGGCCCGGCTGATTCAGGAAAGTCAGGAACTGGCCCGCCGAGACCCTTCTTTCCTGGCAGAGCAAATCAGTTTCTGGACTGAAACAGGTCGGCTGGAGGAGGCTCAAACACAATTGGAGAATCTGAAGAAACAGGAAGGCCAGACACTCCGGGTTCGACTTCTGGAAAGCGACCTTTTGCGCAGGCAGGGGCACCACGGGCCGGCTCGGCAGATTTTGGAAGAGCTCCGCCGGGACTATCCAGCTTCGCTCGAGCCGATTCAAAAATGGGTCGTTTCTGCTGTCCAAACCAGCGAATTTGAACAGGCGGCAGCATTTCTGGATGCTGTCTCTCCGGAACCCTTCTCCCCCGAACAGCGAAAAGTTTTGGCTGTCTGGCGGGCGGAAGTGCTCTTCCTGAAAGGGCAGGTCCAGGAAGCGGCGGCGGTTCTTGCCGATTTGGCCAAACAGTATCCGGCCGACATTTCGCTTCGCCGGCGTTTGCTCGAATGGACACGCCGAACGGCAGAGCCGGAGCAGCTCCGCAAATGGATTGAAGAAATCAAAAACGCAGAAGGGGAACAGGGACGGCAGTGGCGGTATGAACAGGCCCGACTGCTCTTTGAGCGAGGTCAGATTCGGCGGGATTATCCGCAAATTGTTTCGCTTCTGAATGCCGTGCTCCGCAGTTATCCGGAAGACATAGACAGCCGAATCCTGCTGGCTTCTGTTTATGAGGCCTCCGGCAATCTGGCGCTGGCCGTCCAGGAATATCAAAACGCCCTTGCCAAAGACATGGATAACCTCGAATTGATTGTTTCGGCCGTGTCGGCTATGTATCGAGCTCAGGAATATCGAGCGGCGGAGATAGTGCTTCAGCAGGCGGCCCGACGGGGGCTGCGGGACCCGCGGCTGACGCATTTGGAGGTTCAGCGGCTTCTTCAGCAGGGCCGGTTCGGGAACGCCGCGGAAATTCTTCAGGACATGATTGCGAAAAACCCCAACGACCAGAATCTCAAATTATCGCTGGCTTTGATGCATCTTTATCAAAATCAGCTTTCGGAGGCCGAAGAGATTCTTCGTTCGCTTCAGGAAGCCCAACCCCATTCGCTGCCGGTTATCGCGGCCCGTGTGGAACTGGCGATGCGCCGAAAAGAAACCGACCAGGCCGTTCAGATTTGCGATGAGGCCCTGACGGTCAAGCCCTCTGAGCCCCGTTTGTATGCATTGCGGGCGATGGTTCGGACTCAAATCGGTCTGACGGAACAAGCGCAGGAGGATATCAAAACCATGCTGCGCCTTTCGGAATCGTCCCGGGACAGTTTTCTGCTTGCCGCAGATTTGCTTGTGAATCTGAATCGGACGGATGCCGCTGTCGAGACGATGGAAGAAGCCCTTCGCCTGTATCCGGAGGACCCGGCGGTTCTTCGCAAAGCCGTCTTGATCTATGCCCGGGCTCCTCAGCGCCGAAAGGCCCTCGAAGCCCTCATCGAAAAATATCTGGCGGCAGAACCGAAGGATCCTTCCGTCCTGCTGCTGAAGGCCCAGATGCTCTTGTCGGAAAACACAACCGCCGCAGCGGATGAAGGCGAGAGAATTCTGCACAGTCTGCTGAATGACTACCCGCGAATCGAGGCAGGATGGGCTGCCCTGGCAGAATGGTACATGCGAAACGGACAGACCGGCCGGGCTCTGGACAGCCTTCTGAAGGGGCTGGAATTCTTCCCGGAAAGCAGCACTCTTCTGCTGCAGAAAGCCCGTCTGGAGGCGATGCGAGGCGGACATTTGGCCCTGCCGACTCTGCAGGATTTGTATAAGCGGTTTCCGAACGAGGAACGAGTGGCGGCCTTGTATGCGGAACTGTGCATTCGAACCGAACGTTTTCAGGAGGCTGAAAGCGTTTTGGAATCCCGCAGAGAGATACGGGAAAAAGGGAATCCCGCCTTCCGGATTCTTTATCTGCATCTTCTGTATCAAACCGGTCGCAAAGAGCAGGCCTGGCAGCTGTTCGAGAATGAAATGAAAGAGAATTCGGAGCCCAGCGGCGTTTTCCATCGCTGGGCAGCGCTTTTGCTCAGAGACCAGCAGCGGTCGGCAGTGCAGGAGCTGCTTGAAAAGTATTCAGGTTATTCTCCGAAATGCCTGGATGCCGCCGCCCGCATTTGTCTTCAGTTGGGGCTGGAGGAAGACCCGAAGGGACGCGAAACCGCCGCCGAATGCCTGCGTTCACTGCTGGAACGCCACCCCAATCATCCGCAGCTGATGCTGTCTCAGGCGAAACTCTATCATTATTGGCAGCAGTATAAATCTGCAGAACAACTTTATCGCGTCCTTCTGATGCAAAACAGTCTGACGGAAGAAGCAGACCGTGCAGCGGCAATGAATAACCTGGCCTGGATTCTGTTTTCTCAGAATAAGCAGCTGCAGGAGGCGCTTCAGTGGGCCGATAAGGGTTTGATGATTCAACCCCGAAATGCCGATTTGCTGGATACCCGGGGCGAAATCTTTTTCGA
- a CDS encoding sugar transferase, with the protein MQVFWFGSEHFCGSSASLGPQLLTAYPANRLLLDMLKAGALQKPCRFWLPESARTQDLERDKEVFFYPPEGISGSAHLSVPKTEWVILANGAVLSKVDRANLEAVLCSLDCDIAVFRIDPSLDAGREQVRLTRDGRIVGFRRSYQPVYEPDFPSADWPDFFCCRAEKFEKLLSALLRKPTASFAEYAESVGGRILRLRIGGRRFDLFSTTGLAALLRFSQTCRSESAAKADGSGRTTLKGIIHIGREVRLGQGAVIAAPAILCDRAEVGDGAVLQGVLLGPSVCVPPGKPVHHVAWWRQPHQEWKTRLNFCSDGWSRSEKAFREWPLLSYPRFGKRLVDILISLLVLGLFLPFFPLIALAVKLTSPGPVFFRARRQGLHGREFSCLKFRTMIVGAESLQDQLRMVNQVDGPQFKMDDDPRTSPIGKFLRDTCIDELPQFLNVLLGQMSVAGPRPSPENENEYCPPWRQARLSVRPGITGLWQVSRTRRPGRDFQEWIYYDMEYVRKLSLGMDLKICLLTARKLILSFLDQFG; encoded by the coding sequence ATGCAGGTTTTCTGGTTTGGGTCTGAACATTTTTGCGGTTCATCCGCCTCTTTGGGGCCGCAGCTGCTAACGGCGTATCCGGCCAATCGGCTTCTGCTGGATATGCTGAAGGCCGGTGCTCTGCAGAAACCCTGCCGATTTTGGCTGCCGGAATCCGCCAGAACCCAGGACCTGGAGCGGGATAAAGAGGTCTTTTTTTATCCTCCCGAAGGGATCAGCGGCTCGGCTCATCTTTCCGTACCCAAAACCGAGTGGGTGATTCTTGCGAACGGAGCCGTCCTGTCGAAGGTGGACAGAGCAAATCTTGAGGCGGTTCTTTGTTCTCTGGATTGTGATATAGCGGTTTTCCGCATCGACCCTTCACTGGATGCCGGCCGGGAGCAGGTTCGTCTGACAAGAGACGGTCGCATCGTCGGTTTCCGCCGCTCCTATCAGCCCGTATACGAACCGGATTTTCCCTCAGCGGACTGGCCGGATTTCTTCTGCTGCAGGGCCGAAAAATTCGAGAAACTTTTAAGTGCTTTGCTCAGAAAACCGACGGCTTCTTTTGCGGAATATGCCGAATCAGTCGGCGGCCGAATCCTCCGGCTTCGTATCGGCGGCAGGCGGTTCGATCTTTTTTCCACAACCGGATTAGCAGCCCTGCTTCGATTCAGCCAAACCTGCCGTTCGGAATCCGCAGCAAAGGCAGATGGTTCGGGAAGGACGACCCTCAAAGGAATCATTCATATCGGCAGAGAGGTCCGTTTGGGGCAGGGGGCTGTGATTGCGGCTCCGGCAATCCTCTGTGACCGGGCAGAGGTCGGCGACGGCGCCGTTCTTCAGGGAGTCCTGCTGGGGCCGTCGGTTTGTGTGCCCCCCGGAAAGCCTGTTCACCACGTCGCATGGTGGCGCCAGCCGCACCAGGAATGGAAGACCCGTCTGAATTTCTGTTCCGATGGTTGGAGCCGTTCTGAAAAAGCATTTCGGGAATGGCCGCTCCTTTCGTATCCGCGTTTCGGCAAACGCCTGGTGGATATCCTGATTTCTCTTCTCGTGCTGGGATTATTTTTGCCGTTTTTTCCGCTGATTGCGCTGGCGGTCAAACTGACCTCGCCGGGCCCTGTCTTTTTCCGGGCACGCCGTCAGGGCCTGCACGGCAGAGAGTTTTCCTGTCTGAAGTTTCGGACGATGATTGTCGGAGCCGAGTCCCTTCAGGACCAACTTCGTATGGTCAATCAGGTGGACGGTCCGCAGTTTAAGATGGACGATGACCCGCGAACCAGCCCCATCGGCAAATTTCTGCGGGATACATGCATCGATGAACTGCCGCAGTTTTTAAATGTTCTGCTCGGCCAAATGAGTGTGGCGGGGCCGCGCCCTTCTCCGGAAAATGAAAATGAATATTGCCCTCCGTGGCGTCAGGCTCGTCTTTCCGTTCGCCCGGGAATTACCGGCCTCTGGCAGGTCAGCCGAACCCGTCGGCCGGGCCGCGATTTTCAGGAATGGATTTACTATGATATGGAATATGTCCGGAAATTGTCGCTGGGCATGGACCTGAAGATTTGTCTGTTGACCGCACGCAAGCTGATTCTTTCTTTTTTGGACCAGTTTGGATAA